From the Burkholderia glumae LMG 2196 = ATCC 33617 genome, one window contains:
- the zapD gene encoding cell division protein ZapD — protein sequence MILYEYPFNERIRTLLRLEDLFERLTFFLAQEDPREHHVALTTLFEIAEVAGRADLKSDLMKELERQRQTLAPFRGNPGIEQNALEAVLGEIEQTLGHLGQMQGKTGQHLTDNEWLGSIRSRAVIPGGTCKFDLPSYYAWQQWPAEQRRQDITKWAMPLLPLRDATTIVLRLARESGQASKVMAMQGSYQQMLSGRSYQLMQVRVPPELHVIPEASANKYMLWVRFTAQDGDVRPRAVDIDVPFQLTLCNL from the coding sequence TTGATCCTTTACGAGTATCCGTTCAACGAACGCATCCGCACGTTGCTGCGCCTCGAAGATCTGTTCGAGCGCCTGACGTTCTTTCTAGCGCAGGAAGACCCGAGGGAGCATCACGTCGCGCTGACCACGCTGTTCGAAATCGCGGAAGTCGCGGGCCGGGCGGACCTGAAATCGGATCTGATGAAAGAGCTGGAGCGCCAGCGGCAGACGCTCGCGCCGTTTCGCGGCAATCCCGGCATCGAGCAAAACGCGCTCGAGGCCGTGCTCGGCGAGATCGAGCAGACGCTCGGCCATCTCGGCCAGATGCAGGGCAAGACCGGCCAGCACCTGACCGACAACGAATGGCTCGGCAGCATCCGCAGCCGCGCGGTGATACCGGGCGGCACCTGCAAGTTCGATCTTCCGTCCTACTATGCATGGCAGCAATGGCCCGCCGAGCAGCGGCGCCAGGACATCACGAAATGGGCGATGCCGCTGCTGCCGCTGCGCGACGCGACCACCATCGTGCTGCGTCTGGCGCGCGAATCGGGCCAGGCCTCGAAGGTGATGGCGATGCAGGGCAGCTACCAGCAGATGCTGTCCGGGCGCTCCTACCAGTTGATGCAGGTGCGCGTGCCGCCCGAACTCCACGTGATTCCCGAAGCGAGCGCCAACAAGTACATGCTGTGGGTGCGCTTCACCGCCCAGGACGGCGACGTGCGGCCCCGCGCGGTCGACATCGATGTGCCGTTCCAGCTGACGCTCTGTAACCTCTGA
- the coaE gene encoding dephospho-CoA kinase (Dephospho-CoA kinase (CoaE) performs the final step in coenzyme A biosynthesis.) — translation MLSIGLTGGIGSGKTTIANRFGERGASLVDTDLIAHRVTAPGGAAMPAIAAQFGAAFVAADGSLDRARMRELVFADDDARRRLEAITHPLIRAETEREASLARGAYVIFVVPLLVESGNWRARVDRVLVVDCEVETQIARVMRRNGYTREQVEAIVARQATRAARLAAADDVIVNEQMPDAALEARIDTLHARYLALAASKS, via the coding sequence ATGCTTTCGATCGGCTTGACGGGCGGCATCGGCAGCGGCAAGACCACCATCGCGAACCGCTTCGGCGAGCGCGGCGCGAGCCTCGTCGACACCGACCTGATCGCGCATCGCGTGACGGCGCCGGGCGGCGCGGCGATGCCGGCGATCGCGGCACAGTTCGGCGCCGCGTTCGTGGCCGCCGACGGCTCGCTCGACCGCGCCCGCATGCGCGAGCTCGTGTTCGCCGACGACGACGCACGGCGCCGGCTCGAGGCGATCACGCATCCGCTGATTCGCGCCGAGACCGAACGCGAGGCATCGCTCGCGCGTGGTGCCTACGTGATCTTCGTAGTCCCGTTGCTGGTCGAATCGGGCAACTGGCGCGCGCGCGTCGACCGCGTGCTGGTGGTGGACTGCGAAGTCGAGACGCAGATCGCCCGCGTCATGCGGCGCAACGGCTACACCCGCGAGCAGGTGGAGGCAATCGTCGCGCGGCAGGCCACGCGCGCGGCGCGGCTGGCCGCCGCCGACGACGTCATCGTCAACGAGCAGATGCCCGACGCGGCGCTCGAGGCCCGCATCGACACCCTGCACGCGCGCTATCTCGCGCTTGCCGCATCGAAGTCCTGA
- a CDS encoding prepilin peptidase, protein MISPLALSDPSLAFAALPPAVRYVFAAAIGLVVGSFLNVVGHRLPVMMQRAWQAELAEATGGDPPPDDGLPARYDLSVPRSACPHCGHVLRAWENVPVLSYLALRGRCSRCRAPIGIRYPLVELVSGALAVASLAVFGPVPAALAAFGLCAMLVAMSLIDIKTGYLPDSMTLPLLWAGLVVNLWGSFVDLREAVIGAIAGYLFLWCVFWLFKWLRGIEGIGYGDLKLLAALGAWLGWIALPQILLVAALSGAVVGLAATWRGRMRFEEPLPFGPFLALGGIATLLCGTPFYPAIGG, encoded by the coding sequence ATGATCTCGCCCCTCGCCCTGTCCGATCCGTCGCTCGCGTTCGCCGCGTTGCCGCCCGCCGTCCGCTACGTGTTCGCCGCGGCGATCGGGCTCGTGGTCGGCAGCTTCCTGAACGTGGTGGGGCATCGGCTGCCGGTCATGATGCAGCGCGCCTGGCAGGCGGAACTCGCCGAGGCGACGGGCGGCGACCCGCCCCCCGACGACGGGCTGCCGGCGCGCTACGACCTGTCGGTGCCGCGCAGCGCCTGCCCGCATTGCGGCCACGTGCTGCGCGCCTGGGAAAACGTGCCGGTGCTCAGCTACCTGGCGCTGCGCGGCCGCTGCAGCCGGTGCCGCGCGCCGATCGGCATCCGCTATCCGCTCGTCGAGCTCGTCTCGGGCGCGCTCGCGGTCGCCTCGCTCGCGGTGTTCGGCCCGGTGCCGGCCGCGCTCGCCGCGTTTGGCCTCTGCGCGATGCTGGTCGCGATGAGCTTGATCGACATCAAGACAGGCTACCTGCCCGATTCGATGACGCTGCCGCTGCTGTGGGCCGGCCTCGTCGTCAATTTGTGGGGCAGCTTCGTGGACCTGCGCGAGGCAGTGATCGGCGCGATCGCCGGCTATCTGTTCCTCTGGTGCGTGTTCTGGCTGTTCAAGTGGCTGCGCGGCATCGAGGGCATCGGCTACGGCGACCTGAAGCTGCTCGCCGCGCTAGGCGCCTGGCTCGGCTGGATCGCGCTGCCGCAGATCCTGCTGGTCGCGGCGCTCAGCGGCGCGGTGGTGGGTCTGGCCGCGACCTGGCGCGGCCGGATGCGCTTCGAGGAGCCGCTGCCGTTCGGGCCGTTTCTCGCGCTCGGCGGCATTGCGACGCTGCTCTGCGGCACGCCGTTCTATCCGGCGATCGGGGGCTGA
- a CDS encoding type II secretion system F family protein, whose product MSTPPAADRRFRWAGLAQDGTRRRGTLIACDASAARRALRRRGITVLALDGGGAARAPAARARDVTRFTHQLGGLLRAGLPLAPALELLADAGGHRDLPRIAAGLARAIGAGRQLSEAMRQYPRQFDPMFRQLVAVGEASGTLAPLLARVAADRERGAAQRARVRTALAYPLAVLAFSLAISAALLVWVVPTFAQIFDGFGARLPAPTRFVLTLSATVARAGPPAAIAAAAAGFTLAALLHRSAALRLTAARATLRLPLVGPLLRTLAAARWSRTLGTLLRAGTPLADAFDSLAQATGNPVFDRATDAIAARLLRGERLAQAMRAAGCFPDEVVQPVAVAEESGTLDAMLADIATLCERQVDEQIALLTSLCEPLVVIVLGALVGGLVVAMYLPIVQLGNVV is encoded by the coding sequence ATGAGCACGCCGCCCGCTGCCGACCGGCGGTTCCGCTGGGCCGGGCTCGCGCAGGACGGCACACGCCGGCGTGGCACGCTGATTGCCTGCGACGCGTCCGCCGCACGCCGTGCGTTGCGCCGGCGCGGCATCACGGTGCTGGCGCTCGACGGCGGCGGCGCGGCCCGCGCCCCGGCCGCCCGCGCCCGCGACGTCACGCGCTTCACACATCAGCTGGGCGGCCTGCTGCGGGCAGGCCTGCCGCTCGCGCCGGCGCTCGAGTTGCTGGCCGACGCCGGCGGCCACCGCGACCTGCCGCGCATCGCCGCCGGGCTGGCCCGCGCGATCGGCGCGGGGCGGCAACTGTCGGAGGCCATGCGCCAGTATCCGCGGCAATTCGATCCGATGTTCCGGCAGTTGGTGGCGGTCGGCGAGGCGTCGGGCACGCTCGCGCCGCTGCTCGCGCGCGTCGCCGCGGATCGCGAGCGCGGCGCGGCGCAGCGCGCCCGGGTGCGTACCGCGCTGGCCTACCCGCTCGCGGTGCTGGCGTTCTCGCTCGCGATCAGCGCGGCGCTTCTGGTGTGGGTCGTGCCGACCTTCGCGCAGATCTTCGACGGCTTCGGCGCAAGGCTGCCGGCGCCGACCCGTTTCGTGCTCACGCTGTCCGCCACGGTCGCGCGGGCCGGGCCGCCCGCGGCGATCGCGGCAGCCGCCGCCGGCTTCACGCTGGCGGCGCTGCTGCACCGCTCGGCCGCGCTGCGTCTGACCGCTGCGCGCGCGACGCTCAGGCTGCCGCTGGTCGGCCCGCTGCTGCGCACGCTGGCCGCCGCGCGCTGGAGCCGCACGCTCGGCACGCTGCTGCGCGCCGGCACGCCGCTCGCCGATGCGTTCGATTCGCTCGCGCAGGCCACCGGCAACCCGGTCTTCGATCGCGCGACCGACGCGATCGCCGCCCGGCTGCTGCGCGGCGAGCGTCTCGCGCAGGCGATGCGCGCGGCCGGCTGCTTCCCCGACGAGGTCGTGCAGCCGGTGGCGGTGGCCGAGGAATCGGGCACGCTCGACGCGATGCTGGCCGATATCGCAACGCTCTGTGAGCGTCAGGTCGATGAGCAGATCGCCCTGCTGACGAGCCTCTGCGAACCGCTCGTGGTGATCGTGCTCGGCGCGCTGGTGGGCGGGCTCGTGGTCGCGATGTACCTGCCGATCGTTCAACTCGGCAACGTGGTGTAG
- a CDS encoding GspE/PulE family protein, which produces MSTPSAPFSPEAGRLAPAGDAPVVALVNEILNEAARRDASDIHIEAAERAWRVRLRIDGALHPFAAPPVHLRDGVVTRLKVLARMDIAERRVPQDGRLRIALGHGVTGDYRVSSLPTLHGEKLVLRRLDTLPADLSLPALGFAARQAEALEAAIAAPHGLVLVTGPTGSGKTVTLYCCLQRLNLASRNLCTIEDPAELQLDGLNQVNVHDKAGLTFAVALRAFLRQDPDVLMIGEIRDAETADVALKAAQTGHLVLSTLHTNDAPGAIARLLDIGVAPYHVASALRVVTAQRLVRRLCAACRQPSSAPAARLAAGGLDPVALGAGWRPFAAVGCEACHGIGYRGRIGVHQVMAVSDTLRERIVARAGSLALARQARDDGMRTLRDAALERVYDGTTSLDEALATTDAA; this is translated from the coding sequence GTGTCCACACCTTCCGCACCCTTTTCCCCGGAGGCGGGCCGGCTCGCGCCGGCCGGCGACGCACCGGTGGTCGCGCTCGTCAACGAGATCCTGAACGAGGCGGCACGCCGCGACGCCTCCGACATCCATATCGAGGCGGCCGAACGCGCCTGGCGCGTGCGCCTGCGCATCGACGGCGCGCTGCATCCGTTCGCGGCCCCGCCCGTGCATCTGCGCGACGGCGTGGTCACGCGCCTGAAGGTGTTGGCGCGGATGGACATCGCGGAACGCCGCGTCCCCCAGGACGGCCGGCTGCGAATCGCGCTCGGCCATGGCGTGACGGGCGACTACCGGGTCAGCTCGCTGCCCACGCTGCACGGCGAGAAGCTCGTGCTGCGGCGCCTCGACACGCTGCCGGCCGATCTGTCGCTGCCGGCGCTCGGTTTCGCCGCGCGCCAGGCCGAGGCCCTGGAGGCCGCGATCGCCGCGCCGCACGGGCTCGTGCTCGTCACCGGCCCGACCGGCAGCGGCAAGACGGTGACGCTCTACTGCTGCCTGCAGCGGCTCAATCTGGCCTCGCGCAACCTCTGCACGATCGAGGATCCGGCCGAGCTGCAGCTCGACGGGCTCAACCAGGTCAACGTGCACGACAAGGCCGGGCTCACGTTCGCCGTCGCGTTGCGCGCGTTCCTGCGGCAGGACCCGGACGTGCTCATGATCGGCGAGATCCGCGACGCCGAAACGGCCGACGTCGCGCTCAAGGCCGCACAAACCGGCCATCTCGTGCTCTCGACGCTGCATACCAACGATGCGCCGGGGGCGATCGCGCGCCTGCTCGATATCGGCGTGGCGCCTTACCACGTCGCGTCGGCATTGCGCGTCGTCACCGCACAACGGCTCGTCAGACGGCTCTGCGCCGCGTGCCGACAGCCGTCGTCCGCGCCGGCGGCGCGCCTTGCCGCCGGCGGGCTCGATCCCGTCGCGCTCGGCGCCGGCTGGCGTCCGTTTGCCGCCGTCGGCTGCGAAGCCTGCCACGGCATCGGCTACCGCGGCCGGATCGGCGTACATCAGGTGATGGCCGTGTCGGACACGCTGCGCGAGCGGATCGTCGCCCGCGCCGGCAGTCTGGCGCTCGCGCGGCAGGCGCGCGATGACGGCATGCGCACGTTACGCGACGCCGCACTCGAGCGCGTGTACGACGGCACGACGAGCCTCGACGAGGCGCTCGCGACCACGGACGCCGCATGA
- a CDS encoding HlyC/CorC family transporter, with protein sequence MDHIPLWAQICAVFVLLLCSSFFSISETAMMALNRHRLKLLASKNALGAKTTQRLLARTDQLLSVILIGNNLFNTIIPVLTTSIALRTFGHDNLVLSIATGIVAFLIIVFAEITPKIVGATYPERIALPASLLIAPLMRAMKPVVWLVNQLANGTLGLLRINTKSGRDQRLSPEELRSIVLESGSFMPTKHRSILLNLFDLENITVDDVMIPRRQIESLNFDAPLDEILHQLETCYHNRLIVYQGDIDRVLGVLHVRKTLTALRNQEFDRDTLRGLLAEPYYVPSGTAVFQQLQYFQESRQRTALIVNEYGELEGLVTPEDIIEELIGEFTTSTPRSGGSRGGWNANGECIVAGSMPLRELNRWLSLNLPTTGPKTLNGLILEVLEEIPDGDVCMKIGDVMLEVMRSDDQAVRTVKLFKPRAPRGVLGLLR encoded by the coding sequence GTGGACCACATTCCCTTATGGGCGCAAATCTGCGCCGTCTTCGTCCTGCTTCTCTGCTCCAGCTTCTTCTCCATCTCTGAAACGGCCATGATGGCGCTCAACCGCCATCGGCTCAAGCTGCTGGCGAGCAAGAACGCGCTAGGCGCGAAAACCACGCAGCGCCTGCTGGCCCGCACCGACCAGTTGCTCAGCGTGATCCTGATCGGCAACAACCTGTTCAACACGATCATCCCGGTGCTGACCACCTCGATCGCGCTGCGCACGTTCGGCCACGACAACCTGGTGCTGTCGATCGCCACCGGGATCGTCGCGTTCCTGATCATCGTGTTCGCCGAGATCACGCCGAAGATCGTCGGCGCGACCTATCCCGAGCGCATCGCGCTGCCGGCCAGCCTCCTGATCGCGCCGCTGATGCGCGCGATGAAGCCGGTGGTATGGCTCGTCAACCAGCTCGCGAACGGCACCCTGGGCCTGCTGCGCATCAACACGAAGAGCGGGCGCGACCAGCGGCTCTCGCCCGAGGAACTGCGCTCGATCGTGCTCGAATCGGGCAGCTTCATGCCGACCAAGCACCGCAGCATCCTGCTGAACCTGTTCGATCTCGAGAACATCACCGTCGACGACGTGATGATCCCGCGCCGCCAGATCGAGTCGCTGAACTTCGACGCGCCGCTCGACGAGATCCTGCACCAGCTCGAGACCTGCTATCACAACCGGCTGATCGTCTACCAGGGCGACATCGACCGCGTGCTCGGCGTGCTGCACGTGCGCAAGACGCTGACGGCGCTGCGCAACCAGGAGTTCGACCGCGACACGCTGCGCGGGCTGCTCGCCGAGCCGTACTACGTGCCGTCCGGCACCGCCGTGTTCCAGCAGCTGCAGTATTTCCAGGAGAGCCGCCAGCGCACCGCGCTGATCGTCAACGAATACGGTGAACTCGAAGGGCTCGTCACGCCCGAAGACATCATCGAGGAACTGATCGGCGAATTCACGACCTCGACGCCGCGCAGCGGCGGCTCGCGCGGCGGCTGGAACGCGAACGGCGAGTGCATCGTCGCCGGCAGCATGCCGCTGCGCGAGCTGAACCGCTGGCTGAGCCTGAACCTGCCGACCACGGGGCCGAAGACGCTCAACGGGCTCATCCTCGAAGTGCTCGAGGAAATCCCCGACGGCGACGTCTGCATGAAGATCGGCGACGTGATGCTCGAGGTCATGCGCAGCGACGACCAGGCCGTGCGCACCGTCAAGCTGTTCAAGCCGCGTGCGCCGCGCGGCGTGCTCGGCCTGCTGCGCTGA
- a CDS encoding polyprenyl synthetase family protein: MSSTASPSLSAAQLLAPIADDMEQINRVIRQSLSSDVLLINQIAEYIIGAGGKRLRPALLLLVAGALGDGSSHRHTLAAVVEFIHTATLLHDDVVDESELRRGRKTANALFGNAASVLVGDYLYSRSFEMMVGVGKMRVMEILSEATTIISEGEVLQLLNMHDADVDESRYMQVIRYKTAKLFEASARLGAVLAGADASTEAAAAEYGRRIGTAFQIMDDWLDYAGTAESMGKNAGDDLREGKPTLPLIHLLEHGTPEQQTLAREAIEQGGTDRFDTIFDAITRSGALDHTLECARQEAQAAADAIFSFPSSIFKNSLLELCSYSTTRKS, translated from the coding sequence ATGTCGTCCACTGCCTCCCCTTCCCTTAGCGCCGCGCAACTGTTGGCTCCGATCGCCGACGATATGGAGCAGATCAACCGCGTCATCCGGCAGAGCCTGTCGTCCGACGTGCTGCTGATCAACCAGATTGCCGAATACATCATCGGCGCGGGCGGCAAGCGACTGCGGCCGGCGTTGCTGCTGCTCGTCGCGGGCGCGCTCGGTGACGGCTCGAGCCACCGGCACACGCTGGCCGCCGTCGTCGAGTTCATTCACACGGCCACGCTGCTGCACGACGACGTGGTCGACGAATCGGAGTTGCGGCGCGGCCGCAAGACCGCCAACGCGCTGTTCGGCAACGCGGCCAGCGTGCTGGTCGGCGATTACCTCTACTCGCGCTCGTTCGAGATGATGGTGGGCGTCGGCAAGATGCGCGTGATGGAGATCCTCTCGGAAGCCACCACGATCATCTCCGAGGGCGAGGTGCTGCAACTGCTGAACATGCATGACGCCGACGTCGACGAGTCGCGCTACATGCAGGTGATCCGCTACAAGACGGCCAAGCTGTTCGAGGCGTCGGCGCGCCTGGGCGCGGTGCTGGCCGGGGCCGACGCGAGCACCGAGGCCGCCGCCGCCGAATACGGCCGCCGCATCGGCACCGCGTTCCAGATCATGGACGACTGGCTGGACTACGCTGGTACCGCCGAATCGATGGGCAAGAACGCCGGCGACGACCTGCGCGAAGGCAAGCCGACGCTGCCGCTGATCCATCTGCTCGAACACGGCACGCCGGAGCAGCAGACGCTCGCACGCGAGGCCATCGAGCAGGGCGGCACCGATCGCTTCGATACGATCTTCGACGCGATCACGCGCTCGGGCGCGCTCGATCACACGCTGGAATGCGCGCGTCAGGAAGCGCAGGCGGCGGCCGATGCAATTTTTTCTTTCCCCTCTTCCATTTTCAAAAACTCGCTGCTAGAATTATGTTCTTACTCGACGACACGAAAGTCTTGA
- the rplU gene encoding 50S ribosomal protein L21 translates to MYAVIKTGGKQYKVAVGEKLKVEQIPADIDAEITLDQVLAVGEGESIQFGTPLVSGASVKATVVSHGRHAKVTIFKMRRRKHYQKHGGHRQNYTELRIDAINA, encoded by the coding sequence ATGTACGCGGTCATAAAAACCGGTGGCAAGCAGTACAAGGTTGCCGTCGGCGAAAAACTGAAAGTAGAACAGATACCGGCAGACATTGACGCAGAAATCACGCTCGACCAGGTTCTCGCAGTGGGCGAAGGCGAATCGATTCAGTTCGGTACGCCGCTGGTCAGTGGGGCTTCCGTCAAGGCTACCGTTGTGTCGCACGGTCGTCATGCCAAGGTCACCATCTTCAAGATGCGTCGCCGGAAGCACTACCAAAAGCACGGCGGCCACCGCCAGAACTACACCGAACTGCGCATCGACGCGATCAACGCGTAA
- the rpmA gene encoding 50S ribosomal protein L27, producing MAHKKAGGSSRNGRDSESKRLGVKVYGGQAINAGGIIVRQRGTRMHPGDNVGIGKDHTLFALVDGYVKFATKGADKKHTVIVVPAAA from the coding sequence ATGGCACACAAAAAGGCAGGCGGGTCTTCCCGCAACGGCCGCGACTCCGAGTCGAAGCGCCTCGGCGTGAAGGTGTACGGCGGCCAGGCAATCAACGCCGGCGGCATCATCGTGCGTCAACGCGGCACGCGCATGCACCCGGGCGATAACGTCGGCATCGGCAAGGACCACACGCTGTTCGCGCTGGTCGACGGCTACGTCAAGTTCGCCACGAAGGGCGCGGACAAGAAGCACACGGTTATCGTCGTTCCGGCCGCCGCGTAA
- the cgtA gene encoding Obg family GTPase CgtA: protein MKFIDEARIEVIAGDGGDGSASMRREKFVPFGGPDGGDGGRGGSVYAVADRNINTLIDYRYAKKHLARNGENGRGSDCYGKGGDDITLRMPVGTVITDLDTGELIADLTEHEQKVLVAQGGAGGLGNLHFKSSTNRAPRQKTEGKPGERRMLRLELKVLADVGLLGMPNAGKSTFISSVSNAKPKIADYPFTTLAPNLGVVRVGPSKSFVIADIPGLIEGAAEGAGLGHQFLRHLQRTGVLLHLVDLAPFDEGVDPVAEATAIVGELRKYDEALYQKPRWLVLNKLDMVPEDERAARVADFVSRFGWDGPVFEISALTGQGCENLVYAVYDYLVEHSDAHRASEAEDLAADVRFRDAPAPGGGEAPPEPEAGD, encoded by the coding sequence ATGAAGTTCATTGACGAAGCGCGAATCGAGGTCATCGCCGGCGACGGAGGCGATGGCAGCGCGTCGATGCGCCGCGAGAAGTTCGTTCCGTTCGGCGGGCCGGACGGCGGCGACGGCGGCCGGGGCGGCAGCGTCTACGCGGTCGCGGATCGCAACATCAACACGCTGATCGATTATCGATACGCGAAGAAGCACCTGGCGCGCAACGGCGAGAACGGCCGCGGCTCCGACTGCTATGGCAAGGGCGGCGACGACATCACGCTGCGCATGCCGGTCGGCACCGTCATCACCGACCTGGACACGGGCGAACTGATCGCCGACCTGACCGAGCACGAGCAGAAGGTGCTCGTCGCGCAGGGCGGCGCGGGCGGCCTCGGCAACCTGCACTTCAAGTCGAGCACGAACCGCGCGCCGCGCCAGAAGACCGAAGGCAAGCCCGGCGAGCGCCGCATGCTGCGGCTCGAGCTCAAGGTGCTGGCCGATGTCGGCCTGCTCGGCATGCCGAATGCGGGCAAGTCCACCTTCATCTCGTCGGTGTCGAACGCGAAGCCGAAGATCGCCGACTACCCGTTCACGACGCTCGCGCCGAATCTCGGCGTGGTGCGCGTGGGGCCGAGCAAGAGCTTCGTGATCGCCGACATTCCGGGCCTGATCGAAGGCGCCGCCGAGGGCGCGGGCCTCGGCCACCAGTTCCTGCGCCACCTCCAGCGCACCGGCGTGCTGCTGCATCTGGTCGATCTGGCGCCGTTCGACGAAGGTGTCGATCCCGTGGCGGAAGCGACGGCGATCGTCGGCGAACTGCGCAAGTACGATGAAGCGCTCTACCAGAAGCCGCGCTGGCTCGTGCTGAACAAGCTCGACATGGTGCCGGAGGACGAACGCGCCGCGCGTGTTGCCGATTTCGTCAGCCGCTTCGGCTGGGACGGCCCGGTGTTCGAGATTTCCGCACTGACGGGGCAGGGCTGCGAGAACCTCGTCTATGCCGTCTATGACTACCTCGTCGAGCATTCGGACGCGCATCGCGCCTCCGAGGCCGAGGACCTGGCCGCCGACGTGCGCTTTCGCGACGCCCCCGCGCCGGGTGGCGGCGAGGCGCCGCCGGAGCCCGAAGCCGGCGACTGA